ATTTGAAGATCTAAAAGAGAAATATCATCAAGAATataacatgaaagaaaaagaggtaagtcaaataaaagtattttcagaTCAGTTTATTTGGGaacttttgaaacaaaacaaggatgTTCACTCACATTCACAGGTTGCAGATCTTCAAACTAAAATTAAGGATAAGGAAAATGAACTTCAAAAACTCCTGCTTGACCTCCTTGAAACCCAGAAGCACTGCACACAACTACAAGAGACAACAAGTAAGAACATGATTAGATTTCAAGATTAGGTGATCATAACTGTTTGATTTTAGATTCAGAGTTTTGTAAAAGTAAGTGTTGCTAAAGTTTGTTTCgtgaacattgttttgtttaccaAAACAATGTTTCCTGTTCAACAGCTTTCAATGTTTTGTCAGCAACGTTTTGAATAACATTCCCAGCAGCTGTAATAAGGAGAATTAAAATGCTCAAAGATGAATAAGGtttaattaaagataataatagtTGGTAAGCAATATGATTGAATGAAGGTAACAGTGAGAAACCATATCAAGGTTCTCGAGGTTTTGTCTTAAACGTTACAGAAGCTTTGACTGTGACATCAACAAACGAATACCTGAACTATTACTAATTTGTTATAATAGTTCTTATGTCTTTTATGTCTGTATTTCGGGATAACTGCttattaaaatgacacataaaggGGAAAAAGTAGGCCTTACTATAAAACTATAACATATTTGTTAGTATGAGTACACTAGTACACTTATTTGAAGGATCACTAGAGAAGGATACCAAAGATGTTATCATTAAATAACTACTGACTTTACAGATTACCAACGTGAACTTCTAAAAAGCTCAAAAAACGAACAAGAATCCCTTCTCCAAAGACTTAACGCTGCAGAGCAGCACTGTAGAGAAACTGAGGTGAGTGTGTTGagattcttttcattttcattgaaaCATGATTGTTTCATGTATTATCTGCTTTGATAAAAGAGTCCTATCCCTCAGGAAAATCGTGAAGCTATTGCTGCAATGCTGGCCCAAAGCAAAGAAGAATATGGAGAGATGATTCAAAACAAAGACTTGACCTTGCAGGAGCTCACTAGAATTAAAAATCAGCAAGCAGAGAAGCTGGAGGAGACTCAGACTAGCATTACGGAGCTGCAGAATTCACTAGCCTTAGAGATACAGAGGTATAAACAGCTCATGtaaattcagagcatttttTGGACCAAATGCAGTTTTCCCTCATACcattttgttcctgttttgaCCCATTTTAAAGGAGCAAGGAACTTGAGGATAATCTTATTGCAAACAACAAAGAACTTGAAAGGAGAAACACACTTCTAGGTAAGCCTCACTGAGTGAAATATgtagatattattatttgatgcTCTTTCAAGCTAAAATAAGACGTTTTACTCAACAGAAGAGAGCATGGAGCAGAGTGCAGAGAAAGATGGGCAGATCAAAACCCTTGAAGATGAACTGGTAGGGTGGATCTTAATTTTCTAGAAGAGTGCATTCTTTGTTTCTCAACCAGTCATCATAGTTCGAACACTACAGATAAGAACTTCAAGACACTCATAGTATGCTTATGTTGTTCCTAGgatgaaaaatctaaatctgtTGAGTCCATGAAGGGTAAGATTGAAATCACTGAACTCAGAGTGGAGGAACTTACAGCTGAGCTGTCGAGGAAAACTGAAGAAGTCCAGCTATTTAAGGTGATACAAATAAATACCTCTATCTATAGACAAATaaagaaagctttttttataCCATAGTCTAAAACAGATGCAGAAATGTTAGACCTGTATAAATTGTTTGTTAACACAGAACGAAGCAGAgattgagaaaaaagaaaaggaactaCTGAAGAAGACTTGTGAAGCTGCTGAAAACGCACAAGAGGATTTAAAGGAGAAGGCTGCAGTGACACAGGTTTTTACATGGTTTACTTCTCATCATCTCTTACCCACAGTTCAGATctatttttggaaaatattttttataatggaAAAATATTCAGTGAAATTGTGTATATACACACTAATATGGCTTCACCACATTATGCTTATTTTATATTCTCAGATCAAAGTGCAAGAGCTGGAGGGACAATTGACTAGTGaattaaagaagaataaagaacAAACCGTTCAGATGGAGCAACTGGGGAAAGACTTCACACAGCATAAGTGAGTTCTTACAGCCAGCCAATTCTGAATATTAgcatataaaatattatattgaaCTGCAGTAATCTTAATGTATAATGTTTAattcatgtatttctttaagAGTAAAGTACCAAAAGCTATTATCCACCTTTAACGAGCTGCAGTGTGAGAAGACAGCCATTCAACAGCAGTTTGAGAGTCGATCTTCTAATGTGAAAGCTATTGAGGCAAACATGAAGGTCTGAATTATCCATTCAAATGTGATCATTTTCTTATGTACATTAGCTGTctccgtttttgttttttatttccgaCTATCATATGAATGCCACATGCTGAAAGCTGTTTTGACCGATCAGGTGAGTAAGGAGAAGGTTGTGAAGTTCACAAGTGAAATTCAAAGACTGGAAGAAGAAAACCAATGTTTACGGTGAGTTTTGCACTTTAGAGACATTAAGAGGTTTGACGTTGTGTAGTTTTCAAggttaatatttttatattttcattaaatagAGAGGAAGTGAACTCCATTAATACCAAAAGCCATGGGACATATCAGGAAACAGAGGCTTTGCAGAAGAAAATTGAAGAACATGTAAGTATGCCAACTAAACCATTTCTCAACAGTAACACAAGGCCTCATAATGGTGCCTGTTCTGAAAGTGTGGAATGATGATTTCTCTGTGATTTTGTGTATAGTGTGAACATCTACAGCAGGAAATTACAGAAAGAGAAAATCGGATCAAATCTGTGGAAACAAAGGttattgaaaaactgaaatgtgaaatgCTAATATTGTTGATAATTTTGtggaaataacaataaattgtttgtttttagctgtgCAATCTCAGAAAAAAATTTGAAATCAAATTTAAAGCCCAAGAGGGATACCAGAAAGAGGTTTGTGACTGTAAAGCTGTAGATTGGCGGTACACGGAATGGTGTTGTTATATATTCTGTTAACagtgaaattatatattttcagaataaaatgcTTAAGAAACAAATAGCAAAGGAGAATGCAAAATCCAGTCAACTTGAAATtgtggtatgttttttttttcttctagtatgtaatattcatataaaacatgtgaaataaTAAGTATAGCCCTGTATGATGTAGATGgttgtctttgtcttcagaTAAGCAGTCTTCAGGAGAAATCCCAGAACCTTAATAGACTGAATGAAGAAGACCATCAGAAAATGCTCTTGGATCTTGAGTCCAAATCATCCTTTACAGCAGAGCTTGAGAATGAGGTTACTTGTGTGATATGTTGTTAACCACATTTTAAGTTCctcataataacattttttaataaaaacacctttCTTACAGCTACAAAAACTCAGATTAACAGCATCAGAGGCCATCAAGAACAAGGAAGACATAGAACTCAAGTGTCAACACAAGATAGCAGATATGGTCGCACTTATGGAGAAACATAAGGTAAGGTCATTATGAAGTTAATGTTGTGCCGTCTGAAGATTGTCTTTTCTAGCATTACTGTCAATCCAAATACATGTTGCATTGGAAGgaacttgactttttttttatagagccAGTATGACCGGATGGTTGAAGAAAAGGACGCAGAGCTTgatgagaaaaagaggaaagagatggAAGCTGTTGCCTCAAGGAAATCTCTGGTATGTtgctgaaaaataataaattaatgtttatttacatataaaacaatcaataaattatAAGGAAAACTAAATTCTGAAAATCAGGAGTTGGACCTCACCAAGCAGAAGGCTGATATTGATCAGCTGAAGCAACAGCTGAAGACAGAAATAACAGAGAAGGTATGACCCAGTTTGAATCAGTTTCACTGAAACAGGTTGTACTTAACTTTTTGAGCGACAGTTCATTCATGGAGAAACACTTTTCATTGCTATTAGGAAAACCTGCAGAAGGAGCTGACTGACTTGAAGAAGGTAATAtcatcaataaaaaacagtcaGCTGTCAGAAGCAAGAAAAAAGCAGGTACAACATCTAACAGGCAGCCACTGATGACGTGGTTTGTCATCACATGTACTTAACCAAGAATGAATCCTTTCATTTCCAGTCACCTGCCTCAGACTATAAACAAGGGAGATGTTCGAAGACCCCAAAAGACAGCTCTTCAAAAAGACACCAGTTTGACTTCTCCAAGGCTAAGAAAACTCCCTCCTACAGCAAAGATGATGGAAGAACTGCAATTAAGAAGAAAGCTGTGAGTTTAATCCACCAAAAGTTTTAGACTGTCTTATTTCAGGCACATTCTTACATTTTGAGGAGAGTTGGAAATCAAATCTTCATATTGACTTAACTTATGTTGCATTCTTGTGTAATTGTTGCCGacagtttaattcattttcatgttcAAGACAGGTTGAGTAAAAATACTGTTGGCATTGTGTATTAACTCACCTGTTAGTCCCATTAGACCGTCTTCCCATGAAAGAGGCCAACCTATAACCATTAAACAGCATTTGCCCTTTTCACACAGACATACTGGTCGTTATTTACCTAAACTGAGTGGAGATAAACAATGGAAGGTGTTtggtgtgtatgcatgtgaaTGCAAAagctgtgtatttatatgtgcaTTCATGTGTCGGGGGATTTGTCACTAGAGGTTATTACTGAGTGGTAGCCCATtgccaataaataaatcaaactatattaacattttatgtCTTCTGTGGTTAAGCAATCTGACACTGAATCCATAAGAACATCGTGTGGAACAACCCCAAAGACCAAGGTAACAAcaatttattctgtttattcattaattGTTAACTTGATATGATGATAAAGACCAGCATAACTTAAAAGTTAAGTCTATGTGGATGTAACCACTATTGTAGCATTCATAATCATAAAACACAGACTGACACTGACTTTGTATCTAAGGAAATTCACAATGAAGACCTGAAAACCCAGAGATGTAATACAAATGGAGTTGGCGGAACATCAAAGATCAAAGTAATATCCtatatttttctgacattttccaaaatgcataaaaatatgaatgactTTCGCTGACATTTCCTATTTGTATTCCATTACAGTCGTACAGAATAAGGACTCCTCCTTCTGCTGAAAAGGCAGCACACTGGGGGAAGAGCACCATAGAGCTTGAACCCAAGTCTGACAGCTCCGACCAAAATGATCTCttggtgagttttttttttctttttttgctatGGTTTGTTTGTCAGAAGAATACATTGtccttgtttgtgtgtaggGCTTTTGATCATTTGTGCAACATTGCCAGTAGAGCTTATTTggccttctctttctcttcttgtcAGACATTTGCAAGTGCACCTGTACCCAATTTCTCTGCTCCACAGTGCAAACTTAACATCTTCAAGAAGGTAACATGCTTATTTATTGTATACATGGACGAAGAATAAATAATCCCTGgtagtttatatttaaaagaattGGATCAACATTTTTTCAGATTCAGAGCCCTGTCGCTCATAAATCACCAGGGAACTCCTTGAAGTTAGCTGCAATGAAGAGAATGAGAGATGCTGGTTGGACGGCTGTTACTggctgtgacaaaaaaaagaggacgaCCAATGAGAAGATCTTTGCTTAAATAGCGCTGTTAAAGGTCAGATAAGCAGTTATCATAATAGACAGGttcagatgttcaatttccaacTTTGTTAACGTACATATACAGCACTGTTAGGGATCAAATAGACAgtattaatgataataacatgCCAATTTATTTCTTAACATGCATAGAAAGTATAGTTATGGATCGGTTCAACTGTATTGTTACCAACAGAAACAGTTAGGTGTTCATATTCCAACGTTTTTAGCAAGTTTTTGTTGGGTTTGGAGGAGATTTAAGTGACTGCAGAGTTTTTTGTAGCGCTGTCGTATTGTATGACTTATCTTTACTGGTGTTCACATGCAATGAAATTACTTCTGCACAAGTTTATATTGTTGGTGTCGGAAAtggtttatttatgtattactaacttaatatattaacattttaaaatattgacagtaaattaagtaaaataaatgttcaaatcGATCAGCGTTGTCCTTGTTTGAATGTTCTGCCCATCGGTATGTTCCCTTCCTCTCTGCCGTCAGCCTCTCATGAAGAATTTATATTTCACAGTAATTAAATGTCttgaaattgtattaattaGTGGAAGAGAAGAAGCTCCGAAGGTGACACCTCAAACTTTGGGAACTCCCGTCTCCTTATTGAAAGAACTGGAGACGAAATTGAGATTGGTCTGCTTGGATTGTTGGCACGTTGTCGTATATTGGATGGCCATCATAAAGTCCTCCAGAAATGACAAGTGTGTCATCGTCTGCCACAAAATCACCTGCTGAAAATGAAATAGgaattttttaattattaaagataGACAAAATAGTATGTACTGATTGTATGATGAAGGGGAAGTCCTTACCCATGTCACCAGTGTTGTTTAGAGGCTGATGCATGTATTGGAttttatgtttgcatttttgaaacatgaacacaaccACTGCCAGGGCAAACACTCCAAGTACAACGCTGAAGACAAtagtcatatttttttctgaaatgtttagTACCAAACCTTGTAACATaggaaagaaatgaacaaattaaaGTCATTCACGTGAGTTAAACATCAACTAACATTGcgtaaataaatcattaataaaactGAAGCCTGATGCTTACCTTGTGCGGTTTTGTTAACTGGATCTAAGGTTGTCTTGACAGTGAGAGATGAATTTACAGTTGTGATTACTGTCGTATCTGCTGTACTTATGTAACCTGCTGTGACCTGCGTCTTTGAGGTTGTCAGTGCAGTAGACGTAGGAGTGCCAGGTGTTTTTGTTAGAGGAGTCATGTTGGTTGTTGACTGAGAAGTCTGGAGATGACTTGTGCTCTCAGATGTAGCTGCTGTAGTTTGGGTGAAGGTGTCATTGTTCCCGGTCGTGCTGGTAAATGGAGTCGTGTTCTCCGTGGAGCTTGAGATAACAGTTCCATGTCCAGTAGAGTTAGTAGAAGATAAcattgtaggtgtgtgtgtcatgtttaaATCAGGGGTTGTTATTGTTGGTGTCAAATTCTTCCCCTGTGTTTGTGCCGCAGCGAAAGGAATGACCAGAAGGTAACAAGCCAGGGTAGCAAAGATGGCTTCCATGGCCATTTAGTTCTGTACTGGGAAACAAAACAACGGctgaaaaacacttgaaaacactgttacatttatgttttcctCATCTTAGTAACACTCAGCTGAAACCTAACATCTCTGTAGTGAAAACAATACCCGAAACATTGCGTATGACCTTTCACTAGCAGGTCATATGCGTCACATGAACAGATCTGTTGCAGGAAATAACTTCAGACACACAACTTTCATCTTTTGTAGTTACGTCAATGGAAAGATTCCTCATCTCCCTCTCATGTAAGAGCTTGACTACGTCCAAACTTTGATCAAGAAGTAAATGGCAGATCTGGCTCACCTTCTTTTGTTCGTATCACTGAAAACAGAAACTCAGCTCACTTCCTTGGCAGCGAGTCTGCCTCCATGTCACTGCCGACTCTTCACTTCCTATGAACCTGCAACCGCGAGTGTTGATTTGCTGGCAGAGTGGCAGGTGAAAGTGGGCAGGTCACTTCTTTGAAAACTTCCTCTATTGTATGTTGCCAAGGAGACAAAAGGACACGGCTATTACCCAGACCAAAGCTCACTCCctctctatcgctctccctcccccctttctTGTTCAAATAGATTTTACAGCCCTGACTGGAAGAGAAACGGCATTGCCAAAGCATTAACTacactgtaaatgtatttactggCATCACTGTCTTGTATTCCCTCTCACAAACATACAAAGGTCATACTTCACCCGCTGGAGTTCTCTGtgctgaatgtgtttgtacTTGTGTACGTGTGTATTCAGACAACATGGTTGAACtttgtacaaaatgtttattaacAGGTACATGTTGTGACTAATTTATACAGGTAGTTCATAAAGAGTGCACCATTTCCAGATATATAAACAACTAGCCACTAAAGAAATACTCAAACACAAATGGCCATTGTTCTTTCATTACAGTATTGCCATCACATATGTTGTAAAATTGTCAGACAGTATTGTGTTGTGCCTGTCATGTAATAAAGGAGGACAATGTTCAGAATATAAAGCTAGCAGCCGCTAACGGGGAGAACAATTGAACAAAGGGCAATAATAGTCAAGTTGCAACATTGCTGCTAAATAGGAAATGGGAGCAGCTCAGTTACAGTGTGATAAAAGAGCCTTGTGTTATCCCTTTTCCCTATTGTTCTGACGAATACCACAATAGTTAAACGTCTTCGGTTTCATTAAAGGATTTCCACCTCATGTTCCAGAACATTCTTCTgtatatttcttgtttttttctgttgtttaagCACCCTCAGTATGGTTGCAACATAAATAGGCAAGCTTCTGTTTTAGTTATGCCAAGCTTTACCACTTGTTGTAAAGCtcttttgttaatttaaaatctaaatagattttctgttttgatttaagcagcatgtttaaaacacatcatatatatatatattcaacatgAAAAAGGCATATACCAATACTGGAGAtacaattgtttgtttttggaaatgaaatgaaCCACGGGGACGTAGCAGCAGAACAACTGTGACTTGGCATCTGTATGTTCATAAAAACAATGGCATTTAAATTtctcaacaaagaaaaaaacgtatGCATATGTCGGCGTTACAGTTTGGTGGCCTTTTCAGCATCTTTACACATCGGGTCAAAGTCTTTGATTGTTGAGTCGTCAGCTTTCATATGGAAGTCTGTTGCTGCCTTTTCTGTGACGTTTGATGCCTGCAGTGGGTCAAGAACAAACTATTAATAACATGACAAAATCGTTATATCTATATGTCATATATCCTTACTTTGCTACAAATGATCTAACAAAAGGGTCCGTCTCCTACCTCTGATTTACTACAGCAACTGAAGCAGATCAGGTCACTCATCTTCACAAACAGATCAGGGTTCATTTCTTCTTGTTTGCATCCCCctgaaaagaaacagagacataTTCTCATAACTCTTTTATTAAAGATTTAGATTATAATATTACATCTGTAGATCATACCAGCATTAATGTGTGTCTACCGTGGTAGTAGAAGTCAGAATATAATGACTCACCTGTGATCATGCTCACCAGCAGGCCAGACACCATTGTGATCAGAGTACCAAACAAGGCGAAGTAGAGGTAGGACAGAGAGTACCAGGAGTCTGCCAGAGGCGGcctcacactgacacacaaagaaaagaacTTTAGTAATCATCCTCCACGTTACACCAACATGATCGCCACTTCTTTCTGATGATATACTGGATGAAGTTAGGCTgcatattcagtttacaatgatatcaaacagagaaaagcagcaaatcatcacaTATTGAGCCTGGAACCAGAGAATATATGGCATTtttgcttattaaaaaaaaaatacctgagGAATTAATTTGcttattaaaacatttgcagattcattttctgtcaattgactAATTAATTACTATAATCAACCAATTTTTGAAGTTCAGGTTTACATGTCCAGCTAGACCAAGCGTCTTTTGATCCTCTCTCTGTGGAAATGGAGTGCATTTAAAGCCTATACAAAAATCTATTGCTGAAATGTAGTCCAGAAAAGCAGTTGGGTGCAGCAGATTTGATTTAGTTTAATTAGGTTTATGGATATAGTAATGTATCATTGGAGCATTTATATGGTGTGAGAGCAGTTTTACCTCGGTGACAGCAAAAtctattcatttttactttaaaagttTATTAAGTTTCTACATTTCCGGATGAATCGACTTATAGAAtgaagtctttttttccctttgtgttCATTTCTATGACCATATAATGTGTTTGACAGCATATGGACCTTTTGTTAGATGTGAAATGACTCACTCAATCTGTGAGGTCACAGTCACTGCACTGGTCCACGGAGCTGGCGTTGTGTAGTTTTCTCCCATAGTGCTGTTGCAGCCCGCGATGCTGACTGGGAGAGGATTTGTCTTTTCAAATGTTGGTGGGAAAATCTGGGCTCCAATCCCCACCCACAGAGTCAACACCAGACCAAGGATCAAACCCACTAGTCCTCCCTGCAAAGTAAATATGACTGCTGGCAAATACTTCCTGGATGTGTCACACTTGTTTTCTTGGTGAGAGCTCTTTGTCTGAGGCTGTAgccaggggcgccgctagggattttgggccccatgaaaagaatctttacagggcccccaacacagcggcaaaatttttgggccctgcaggggttgatgcttccaaaacaaataaaggaattgttaccaggacatggaaaataaaacatgtgtgattatatgttagttaataacttagtgtcattattttttctgtattataatttcatcatcattaggggcctctctgggccccctccatcatgggcccctagaatccgtctcctttaccccccttttCGGTGCCCCTGGCTGTAGCCGTGCAAGTGAATGTTCCACAAGGAGACAGTACTTACTGTTGAATTGGATGTGCGGAATAGCATGCCTAATAGATACAGACCGAGAAGAGGCCCGCTGATCATCCCAAATATGGACAGAGCTGcctgaaaacagaaaacttATCAGGAGGCTTGTAGTTCTTAATATTCACCTCTGGGTGGTGCTGTAGAGCAATAACTGAATGCCTTTCTATCGGTGAATGGTGATTACCTGCAACACGCTTTCCATCAGTGAAGCAATTCCAGCCATCCCGATACACAGGGCACCAAAGAATAcacctgggggggggggagttcaAATCAACTTATTGAACAACAGAAAGGCTTTAGTCACAAACAGCTTGCAGAATCAAATGTTCTTTGGTGCAAATGATATGGCAGGTTAGCTTAACGTTTTCTTAAGGTCCCACATATATTAAATGTCCTCATGTGAACTATTTAGTGAAAGATGTAACACAGGTCTGAATTTTGAGTATTACAGTAGTGCTTTTTGTGctcaatgtatttaaaaaagacatcttGTCTTACTCTTCCAAGGAATCTGCAAGTCttgaaaagtctttaaaaagccCTACAAAAGTCCTAAATATTTTAATAGGCAGCGATCAtagttataaaatatttttgtatccGATTGCCGGCTGTTGATAGCTGTTAACATACATAAACTAAAAGTTGACTATACTATAGACTATAACAGTTTGTACAGCAGCCTTCTAAACCATTTCTCTTGGCGCCCTGTTCTCTTTATACTCTTTCTCAATTGAAAATAACCTCTACACAAAGGTTTTCTGCAGATGATGTTTTGTCACAGCTCTTTTACAGTGAAAGTGACGTGGAGGAGGAAGTGTCTGAGGCTGAGGACGATGTTGAAGAGGACGCTGATTCGAGGATCCACCTCCGGTGAGAATAAGACCGTTGGTGTTGACCGTCCTGTTGTCTTTATACCACCAGCAGATTCTGTTCTCTATTAGTGTCCAAAAGTTGACATGTTTTCTTCCAAAAATGGAGAATAGTCCTGTCCCTCTCCCCACTTGAACTGAATGGGGACAGATGGAAAGGCTTTGATGTGAAAGCCCACAGTGGGTCGCTCATTTTGCGGCAGGATCGTCAAAGTCAAATGCTGACACTGGTAGGGACAATATTTCCAGCCACCATGTCTCCTTAGACTTTCCATGTTTTTGTCCTGCGTCATACGCTTTGTGACAAACTCGCAGAAACTCAGCATGTATGGGACAAGCGGGTCCAGCAATGACCCTTTCTTCACAATCCAAGCCGCCGCGTGGATGAATATCTGGTTGTACTTCAACCGTTTTCTTCCCCTCCCCCTGGCCACATCATCCTCAATGTTCTTTTAATTACTTACTTCCAGAAttagttgttaaaaaaagattgttctAATTACAAAGCgactatttctatttctaattCTATTTAACACCTATTACTATTCTGTAATGAAATAGAACATTGTGATCTTGTTTGAATGGATAATGGAGCTACACCCTTGATCTTACCATCCCAAAATAACTTCTTAGAACCTACATGATCCTGCCTGTGCGGGTTTTTCTCAGTAAACTTAACTGTTGAAACTGTagattattgtattattaacCACTGTTTGTACATTGAGCCCTGTGAAGTCTGCTCGTAGCAGCTTTTCAAACACTAGATAGCCTGGGCTTTCATGTAGCGTTAACTAGTTCTGATCATGTCGTAACTCGGGAGGGGAACTGGAAGCACTTTTTATTACCTCTAGAAtatcaagataagataatcgTTATCTTGGTGTCTActggtttctttctttcttgggCACACTGTGAGATGATTACGGTGGTATTTATGAACAGAATGTACAGTAAGGTCGTTAATCTATGACATATGGAAAGGTTTTAAGGAAGACGTTCTTCAGAACTCTCTTTTCTCAGTATTAGTTTGTCGCTCATAACTTTAAGTTTTTCTGATTCCTGCTCATTCTCGGGCGcctgtgaaagtgttttttaaacttaCTCAGGCCCATGTTCATCCAGTACACCTGCTTCTCTGTCAGGTTTTTGAACAGTGGAAGAATAAAGTCTTCCACGGTGACGGCAACGAGGGCGTTAATGCTGGAAGACACCGTGCTGGAAACAAACAGTAAGCTATTAAGTCTTTGGACGGAACAGGAAGACTAATGCATTGGAATGGCAGATTATAGATTACAGATAAGATTAGTGTCAGGTAGCCTGCAGATGGTGGATGCAGATGGTGGATGCAGATGATGTGGACTTTTCACAAGAAGTAACATAATCCCAGGTATTGACAGCTCATTCTTTCCTTCCCATTGTTCATTATCTACAAGATCATTCCTTCCCTAGCGAcacgtcattttttttatcttgatttcaaataatattatttCCTTGTTTGTCTCAGGCCTCACCTCAGGGTACCACTGTATGCAGCGGCCACAAACAAGCCGGGGATTCCAGGGTAGTCTGCCAAAATATCCATCACAAGGTAGGGCAGCATCTGGTTTGCAAAATCAAGCCATTCTTAGTATTGACAACAATGCTTAGTTACACAACAAACAGAATGGGCccatgtgatgatgatgacgataaTGATGAGTAAACAGACAATTGCAGCTACAGTCACCTGGTCATGGGTGCTTATATCACCGTTTGTAAGCGGGTCACAGTTCTTGTAAATGGAGAACATGGTGAGGCCAGAAAACACAGCCAGACTCACAGTCACCCACAAGCCGACCATGTTCACGTACAGAGacctgagagacaaaaagaggacTTGTCAGTACACGGGCCGTGGCTCACAGCCAATAATGAACAGTTTGCACTGAAGGGCAGGAACGCTCACATCTTAGCATGTCTCAGGGTTTTGCAGGAGATGTAGCGTTGCACCTGGGACTGGTTGATCGAGTAGATAGACACCCACATGACGCTGCCACCGACTACGATGGTCCAGAAGGTATGTCGCTTCAGAGGATCTGGGTCAAAACTGAGAAGAGTCAACGACATGTAAATGTGTTGAATGTTCGGGG
This portion of the Anoplopoma fimbria isolate UVic2021 breed Golden Eagle Sablefish chromosome 17, Afim_UVic_2022, whole genome shotgun sequence genome encodes:
- the si:ch211-105j21.9 gene encoding sialomucin core protein 24-like isoform X2, whose amino-acid sequence is MAMEAIFATLACYLLVIPFAAAQTQGKNLTPTITTPDLNMTHTPTMLSSTNSTGHGTVISSSTENTTPFTSTTGNNDTFTQTTAATSESTSHLQTSQSTTNMTPLTKTPGTPTSTALTTSKTQVTAGYISTADTTVITTVNSSLTVKTTLDPVNKTAQGLVLNISEKNMTIVFSVVLGVFALAVVVFMFQKCKHKIQYMHQPLNNTGDMGDFVADDDTLVISGGLYDGHPIYDNVPTIQADQSQFRLQFFQ
- the sycp1 gene encoding synaptonemal complex protein 1, with amino-acid sequence MERDRGFSFKLVVPSRGNNGQVSAVRPQEVVETCADFMNALQQGNSEGFEKETSMPFPNTSVVAPTRTELPRMKAVPPMEKGDNNCTPGQLYSKLFDEVEKIKCWKVKVDSDTVQKERKLQENKRTIETQRKAIQELQFGNESLSVKLEEQISENEDLRNKNNGTRNLCNILKDTFQRSAEKMHLFESEREETHHLFMENSSTIQKLTAAFESLRSQTEADQQEMKKVKEALLQFEDLKEKYHQEYNMKEKEVADLQTKIKDKENELQKLLLDLLETQKHCTQLQETTNYQRELLKSSKNEQESLLQRLNAAEQHCRETEENREAIAAMLAQSKEEYGEMIQNKDLTLQELTRIKNQQAEKLEETQTSITELQNSLALEIQRSKELEDNLIANNKELERRNTLLEESMEQSAEKDGQIKTLEDELDEKSKSVESMKGKIEITELRVEELTAELSRKTEEVQLFKNEAEIEKKEKELLKKTCEAAENAQEDLKEKAAVTQIKVQELEGQLTSELKKNKEQTVQMEQLGKDFTQHKVKYQKLLSTFNELQCEKTAIQQQFESRSSNVKAIEANMKVSKEKVVKFTSEIQRLEEENQCLREEVNSINTKSHGTYQETEALQKKIEEHCEHLQQEITERENRIKSVETKLCNLRKKFEIKFKAQEGYQKENKMLKKQIAKENAKSSQLEIVISSLQEKSQNLNRLNEEDHQKMLLDLESKSSFTAELENELQKLRLTASEAIKNKEDIELKCQHKIADMVALMEKHKSQYDRMVEEKDAELDEKKRKEMEAVASRKSLELDLTKQKADIDQLKQQLKTEITEKENLQKELTDLKKVISSIKNSQLSEARKKQSPASDYKQGRCSKTPKDSSSKRHQFDFSKAKKTPSYSKDDGRTAIKKKAVKQSDTESIRTSCGTTPKTKEIHNEDLKTQRCNTNGVGGTSKIKSYRIRTPPSAEKAAHWGKSTIELEPKSDSSDQNDLLTFASAPVPNFSAPQCKLNIFKKIQSPVAHKSPGNSLKLAAMKRMRDAGWTAVTGCDKKKRTTNEKIFA
- the si:ch211-105j21.9 gene encoding sialomucin core protein 24-like isoform X1 — its product is MAMEAIFATLACYLLVIPFAAAQTQGKNLTPTITTPDLNMTHTPTMLSSTNSTGHGTVISSSTENTTPFTSTTGNNDTFTQTTAATSESTSHLQTSQSTTNMTPLTKTPGTPTSTALTTSKTQVTAGYISTADTTVITTVNSSLTVKTTLDPVNKTAQGLVLNISEKNMTIVFSVVLGVFALAVVVFMFQKCKHKIQYMHQPLNNTGDMAGDFVADDDTLVISGGLYDGHPIYDNVPTIQADQSQFRLQFFQ
- the si:ch211-105j21.9 gene encoding sialomucin core protein 24-like isoform X3, with translation MAMEAIFATLACYLLVIPFAAAQTQGKNLTPTITTPDLNMTHTPTMLSSTNSTGHGTVISSSTENTTPFTSTTGNNDTFTQTTAATSESTSHLQTSQSTTNMTPLTKTPGTPTSTALTTSKTQVTAGYISTADTTVITTVNSSLTVKTTLDPVNKTAQEKNMTIVFSVVLGVFALAVVVFMFQKCKHKIQYMHQPLNNTGDMAGDFVADDDTLVISGGLYDGHPIYDNVPTIQADQSQFRLQFFQ